A window from Zingiber officinale cultivar Zhangliang chromosome 7A, Zo_v1.1, whole genome shotgun sequence encodes these proteins:
- the LOC122002755 gene encoding L-Ala-D/L-amino acid epimerase-like, translating to MEPLRSAALLSPAPTSLSCDLLLSTRPLCRSWRSLPCRHPARRDFLFFCCANTSTGPSPTKQQPATPVSFGFNSLKETLTVNVASAEGRALDVPLARPFTIASSRLDRVTNVAVRVELRNGSVGWGEVPVLPSVTEKNQSDALAAAATACSALVHSLPMTLGDVLSEVGRLLPGHDFASVRAGVEMALIDAAANSIRIPLWRLFGGASNSITTDITIPIVSPSEAAELAAKYCRQGFSTLKLKVGKDLNSDIEVLTAIRSVHPECSFILDANEGYKAHQAIEVLDKLHAMGVIPILFEQPVHRDDWEGLRLVSHVAKDKYGVSIAADESCKSVNDANKIIQGNLAHVINVKLAKLGVVGALEIINIAREAGIALMIGGMVETRLAMGFTGHLAAGLGCFSFIDLDTPLLLVEDPVIGGYEASGPVYKFNNSSGQGGFLHWDNV from the exons ATGGAACCACTCCGCTCTGCTGCTCTCCTCTCTCCCGCCCCAACCTCTCTCTCTTGCgaccttctcctctccactcgccCGCTCTGCCGCAGCTGGAGGTCTCTCCCCTGTCGGCATCCAGCTCGTcgggacttcctcttcttctgctgCGCCAACACCTCTACCGGCCCTTCCCCGACCAAGCAGCAGCCGGCCACTCCCGTATCGTTCGGATTTAACAGCCTCAAGGAGACCCTCACTGTCAATGTCGCTAGCGCCGAGGGTCGGGCCCTTGACGTCCCCCTCGCTCGCCCCTTCACTATCGCCTCCTCTCGCCTCGACCGCGTTACAAATGTTGCCGTCCGAGTGGAGCTCCGAAATGGCAGTGTCGGATGGGGAGAGGTCCCCGTGCTACCCTCGGTCACAGAGAAGAATCAGTCCGATGCGCTAGCAGCTGCCGCCACGGCCTGCTCCGCCCTCGTTCACAGCTTGCCGATGACGCTCGGAGATGTGCTTTCCGAGGTCGGCCGCTTGCTTCCGGGTCACGACTTCGCTTCG GTAAGAGCTGGAGTTGAGATGGCACTGATTGATGCTGCTGCTAACAGTATCAGAATTCCTCTTTGGAGATTGTTTGGTGGAGCATCGAATTCTATTACAACAGACATAACA attCCAATTGTATCTCCAAGTGAAGCTGCTGAGTTGGCTGCAAAGTATTGTAGACAAGGGTTCAGCACTTTGAAACTAAAAGTAGGGAAAGATTTGAATTCGGACATTGAAGTTCTAACAGCAATAAGATCAGTTCATCCTGAATGCTCATTTATTTTGGATGCAAATGAAGGGTATAAAGCTCATCAAGCGATTGAAGTTCTAGATAAGCTTCATG CTATGGGTGTCATTCCCATTCTATTTGAGCAACCTGTTCATAGAGATGATTGGGAAGGTCTTCGTCTTGTTAGCCATGTTGCAAAGGATAAATATGGTGTATCCATTGCTGCTGACGAAAGTTGCAAGAGTGTCAATGATGCTAATAAAATTATACAGGGAAATCTAGCACATGTAATCAATGTCAAACTTGCTAAGCTTGGTGTTGTTGGTGCACTTGAGATAATCAATATTGCTAGAGAAGCAGGCATCGCTCTTATGATTGGTGGAATGGTCGAAACAAGACTAGCAATGGGTTTTACTGGTCATCTCGCTGCTGGCCTTGGTTGCTTCAG TTTCATTGATCTTGACACACCACTCCTTCTTGTTGAAGATCCAGTCATTGGAGGTTATGAAG ctTCCGGTCCTGTCTACAAGTTCAACAATTCAAGTGGCCAAGGTGGTTTTCTTCATTGGGACAATGTCTGA
- the LOC121999754 gene encoding zinc finger MYM-type protein 1-like: MTKWRKAMEVFNTHVGGVASAHNDARTQLEAFKNQQQSVSHLLQAQRREMEVAYRTRLTATLDVTRFLLKQGLSFHGHDESLNSSNKGNFLELIEWYTQRNDEVAKTMNENAPGNNQMKSPTIQKDLTRACAAEVTNVILNDIKDNIFSLMVDECRDISVKEQMGVVLRYVNKYGCVIERFLAIVHVSDTSAISLKKAIDELFAKYKLSLSRLRGQGYDGASNMRGEYNGLKALILKENSSARYVHCFAHQLQLVVVAVAKSNRIVSDFFQYVTMIVNITSASCKRKDKFRQLEHDRLVECLEKGDIVSGKGKNQEISLKRPRDTCWGSHYMTIIRLMSTWTSVLQVLENVYDDGTNDDNSGIATSLIDKMESYEFVFVIHLMKSLLRITNELSLALQQKDQNIILAVSLIKTMKVRLQKLREEGWENFLDVVNKFCNNHMIPVLDMMVQEMSNRFSESSTEVLTCIACLDPKDSFSQFDIGKLLHLAELYPEDFSLTDRAILEDQLETYIQNVRGEFSMIEYLGSFAKKMVKTGKNTIFPLVYRLIELVLVLPVTTASVERVFSAIKIIKTDLRNRMGDEWMNDSLVVYIEKDIFATIENE; the protein is encoded by the exons ATGACTAAATGGAGAAAAGCAATGGAAGTATTTAATACGCATGTTGGTGGTGTAGCTAGTGCTCACAATGATGCGAGAACACAACTTGAggcttttaaaaatcaacaacaaaGCGTGTCACATTTGCTACAAGCACAGAGGCGTGAAATGGAGGTTGCATATCGCACTCGATTAACGGCAACTTTAGATGTTACACGCTTTCTTTTGAAACAAGGTTTGTCTTTCCATGGACATGACGAGTCATTGAATTCTTCAAATAAAGGTAACTTTCTTGAATTGATTGAGTGGTATACCCAAAGAAATGATGAGGTTGCCAAGACCATGAATGAAAATGCCCCTGGAAACAATCAAATGAAGTCTCCAACaattcaaaaggatttaacacgGGCTTGTGCTGCTGAAGTCACAAATGTCATTCTTAATGATATAAAAGACAATATATTTTCTCTTATGGTCGATGAGTGTCGAGATATTTCAGTCAAAGAACAAATGGGAGTTGTTTTAAGATACGTGAACAAATATGGATGTGTTATTGAAAGATTTCTTGCTATTGTACATGTGTCTGACACTTCTGCTATTTCTTTAAAGAAGGCTATTGATGAATTGTTTGCAAAATATAAGTTGTCATTATCAAGATTGAGAGGTCAAGGATACGATGGAGCTTCAAATATGCGAGGTGAGTATAATGGATTGAAGGCTCTTATATTGAAGGAAAATTCATCTGCAAGGTATGTCCATTGTTTTGCTCACCAACTTCAACTAGTTGTTGTTGCAGTTGCTAAAAGCAATCGAATTGTGAGTGATTTCTTCCAATATGTTACTATGATTGTGAATATTACTAGTGCTTCATGcaaaagaaaagataagtttAGACAACTTGAACATGATAGACTTGTAGAATGTTTGGAGAAAGGAGATATTGTTAGTGGCAAAGGAAAAAATCAGGAAATCAGTTTAAAACGACCAAGGGATACTTGTTGGGGTTCACATTACATGACTATTATCCGTTTGATGTCTACGTGGACTTCTGTTTTACAAGTGCTTGAAAATGTGTATGATGATGGTACTAATGATGATAATAGTGGTATCGCCACCAGTTTAATTGATAAGATGGAGAGTTATGAATTTGTGTTTGTGATACATTTGATGAAATCTTTATTGCGAATCACAAATGAATTGTCACTTGCCTTACAACAAAAGGATCAAAACATTATACTGGCTGTCAGTTTGATCAAGACAATGAAAGTTCGATTACAAAAATTGAGAGAGGAAGGATGGGAGAATTTTTTGGACGTCGTCAACAAATTTTGTAATAACCATATGATCCCA GTTCTTGATATGATGGTTCAAGAGATGAGTAATCGGTTTTCAGAATCAAGTACGGAGGTACTTACTTGCATTGCTTGCTTAGATCCAAAGGACTCTTTTTCTCAATTTGATATTGGTAAGCTACTCCACCTTGCTGAACTTTATCCGGAGGACTTTTCATTGACTGATCGTGCTATACTTGAGGACCAACTTGAGACTTACATTCAAAATGTACGAGGTGAATTTTCTATGATTGAATATTTGGGAAGTTTTGCTAAAAAGATGGTTAAAACGGGGAAGAATACAATTTTTCCATTGGTATATCGTTTGATCGAGTTAGTATTAGTTTTACCAGTTACAACTGCTTCTGTTGAAAGAGTTTTTTCTGCGATAAAAATTATCAAGACTGATTTGCGTAATAGGATGGGGGATGAGTGGATGAATGACAGTTTGGTAGTATACATCGAGAAGGACATTTTTGCTACAATTGAAAATGAATAA
- the LOC122002756 gene encoding leucine-rich repeat extensin-like protein 2: METPAAASGGGGAGYADSVDSSPRSRGGDSWDDPPLSSVAAPGRLRLMCSYGGRICPRPTDKSLCYLGGETRMVVVDRHSSLSELSAKLSRTLLGGRPFTLKYQLPNEDLDSLISIATDEDLENMIEEYDRILSALSVSSGGGATRSSRLRLFLFPSKPDTSPTSSIGSLLDDSKSETWFVDALNSAMGGMGIDGIPRGLSSDSASVNCLLGLEDDSSVHSRGGGTATAPSGLGLGAPQSERAEQLVLPHPDSSRKLARQGQDVHSVPDSPILDTSSSFGSASSVPSLSNLPPIRVRPDDRPSDRRIAGLDEHLAHMNLSSAAKAGRDGQRMDDDFKEPSGVTQPQAPPPIPLSASSSVMYISPSENPSRSFSSDDEKSDHGGFRKQAVQPPNPAQIEASMPDLGSRTTYSNVISDPKRQLPVPSVAAADSTSYQLQLPLVQPEQFQEQHLHPQLRQQQQPPPPPQQQQQQYIPTNSYYIQDPSTGGVIPAPPYFPVATQTIQQSPQAHIPMYYYPVRPSPAYNLGGLQPAPGDTNSVPSMGAMPVPRVAVKPDVPANLYRTAVPPPSATVQPPPPPLIHIGADQAHPYVAGMGYHVVQQHHLSQSPATIANYGYQFATTDNTRPQMYYSQAAPSIASPGQPVNSVAPADPKSS, translated from the exons ATGGAAACGCCGGCGGCAGCATCTGGAGGCGGAGGAGCAGGCTACGCGGACTCCGTCGACTCGTCACCTCGCTCACGAGGCGGTGACTCATGGGACGACCCCCCTCTCTCGTCTGTGGCTGCCCCCGGTCGCCTCCGGCTGATGTGCAGCTACGGCGGCCGCATCTGCCCCCGCCCCACCGACAAATCCCTGTGCTACCTTGGCGGAGAGACCCGCATGGTCGTCGTAGATCGACACTCTTCTCTCTCTGAACTCTCCGCCAAGCTCTCCCGGACCCTTCTCGGCGGCCGCCCCTTTACCCTCAAATACCAGCTACCCAACGAGGACCTCGACTCGCTCATCTCCATCGCCACCGACGAAGACCTCGAGAATATGATCGAGGAGTACGATCGCATTCTCTCCGCCTTATCCGTCAGTTCCGGCGGCGGCGCTACCCGCTCCTCCCGCCTGCGCCTCTTCTTATTTCCGTCTAAGCCGGATACATCGCCGACTTCCTCGATCGGTTCGTTGCTGGATGATTCCAAGTCGGAGACTTGGTTCGTGGATGCGCTCAATAGCGCCATGGGCGGGATGGGAATCGACGGGATCCCTCGGGGCCTGTCCTCCGACTCTGCCTCCGTGAACTGTCTCCTCGGGCTTGAGGACGATTCATCCGTTCACTCACGCGGCGGCGGTACTGCAACCGCTCCCTCAGGGCTCGGTCTGGGTGCCCCTCAGTCGGAACGTGCCGAGCAGCTCGTCCTACCCCACCCGGACTCATCGCGCAAGCTCGCTCGCCAAGGCCAGGACGTCCACTCGGTGCCGGACTCGCCGATTCTCGACACGTCTTCCTCCTTTGGATCCGCCTCCTCCGTTCCGTCGCTCTCCAACCTCCCTCCTATCCGCGTCCGCCCTGACGACCGCCCTTCCGATCGGCGGATCGCCGGGCTCGATGAGCACCTCGCCCACATGAACCTGTCGTCCGCCGCCAAAGCCGGCAGGGACGGGCAAAGGATGGATGACGATTTCAAGGAACCATCGGGCGTCACTCAGCCCCAAGCCCCACCGCCGATCCCCCTCTCTGCTTCATCATCCGTCATGTACATCTCCCCTTCCGAAAACCCTAGCAGATCTTTCTCCTCCGACGACGAGAAGTCCGATCATGGTGGCTTCCGGAAACAGGCGGTGCAGCCTCCAAATCCAGCCCAGATCGAAGCTTCCATGCCCGATTTAGGCTCTAG AACAACATACTCAAATGTCATCTCCGATCCAAAACGACAACTCCCAGTCCCATCGGTTGCTGCCGCAGATTCTACCAGCTACCAATTGCAATTGCCCTTGGTGCAGCCGGAGCAATTTCAAGAGCAACACCTCCATCCTCAACTTCGTCAGCAGCagcagccgccgccgccgccgcagcagcaacaacaacaatataTCCCTACAAATTCTTATTACATCCAAGACCCTTCCACCGGTGGTGTAATCCCTGCCCCTCCTTACTTTCCTGTTGCAACCCAAACAATCCAACAATCACCACAAGCTCACATCCCCATGTATTACTATCCCGTTCGCCCAAGTCCGGCATACAACTTAGGGGGATTGCAGCCCGCTCCAGGGGACACCAATTCAGTACCTTCCATGGGTGCCATGCCTGTCCCTAGAGTCGCCGTGAAGCCTGATGTGCCAGCAAATTTGTATCGAACTGCAGTCCCACCACCTTCTGCCACAGTGCAACCGCCACCGCCGCCTTTGATCCACATCGGTGCCGACCAAGCCCACCCATATGTAGCCGGAATGGGGTATCATGTGGTGCAGCAGCACCATCTTTCCCAGTCCCCTGCAACAATAGCTAACTATGGGTATCAATTTGCTACTACTGATAATACCCGTCCACAAATGTACTACTCTCAGGCCGCTCCATCAATTGCTTCTCCTGGCCAACCTGTGAATTCTGTGGCTCCAGCTGATCCAAAGTCATCATGA